The proteins below come from a single Metarhizium brunneum chromosome 1, complete sequence genomic window:
- the SET4 gene encoding SET domain-containing protein 4, producing MTDTPAPPSTQAPLPSQTVPPAPVDTVVKDDPTIAPTVEQTEEEPYTIKCICNFSDDDGNTIYCETCDTWQHIDCFYPNNRDEAIREDFAHSCAECKPRPLDRQKAIERTLRLRNANNILEAQKEPLDKKTKRPPTKGARKKPKPNDLQLNGHLENGKLASPPPPSSKKAKSAHRPSHSVSSQPSKRSPSYGQNSRSNPAHPPSPATTPPDLPNDFQIHHYSAGFYSLYNEQEVPDTHNNAFASLAIPTALSRWLRDPDTMKQEVGRTRAEVFQDEPPNVDQMRPKLEVNDTTRSVEPGTTLRWRCIESTTAIEKDVALIELNGEIGFQKDYCANPVNLWADLSCPLPFVFFHPSLPLYIDTRKEGSLARYVRRSCKPNAQLDTYLSGGSEYHFWLVSDRYIPAKEQITLPWDFRLEKSVRDRWLHLLGLSDDDSAAQDEPELDSAEYTAISNWIDRILSEYGGCACDLENNCAFARFHRHYIFGRNQSKGGKKKSRKPRNHTISPTSTGHATNSRAASEGNIDEGADDVKAEGGSRSKTPSRDRTPVGSFDQLGILTEPTDRDKRKVAMVEDSFRRMEQQQPPRKKKRVSDGTTSSSKSKSRNGSAGPPGQYVDAGTSRSKSGSPATGRSPSIGYPKASGKPCPSTSGSRQTSAGPRAMYCDAAVQTDPVEGHWISESCNLTPIKKKIISLSKRLMNNRRQSLITEEERKRSCLTSQSCSVSAMELDSPISEHRPSVASTGSDVTSPTSHTTDTNLAEIPQSIVLNGTTIETSKMKVLDLRVQLPPVPAFDSTGLAASTTATPLSAASSAALSPFGTTSASNSFAVGSINGIAAAPSPVKKKLSLSDYKSRLNKAAGKVAGGSTLLKPGLASPEDVQVEMTMDPQPLDKTDDPTPAVNGA from the coding sequence ATGACAGAcacgcccgcgccgccgtcgacgcaGGCACCACTTCCCAGTCAGACCGTTCCACCTGCGCCCGTGGATACGGTTGTCAAAGATGACCCGACTATTGCCCCGACCGTGGAGCAGACGGAGGAAGAGCCTTACACCATCAAGTGTATCTGCAACTTCTctgacgatgacggaaaCACAATCTACTGCGAGACGTGCGATACTTGGCAGCACATTGACTGCTTCTATCCTAACAACAGAGATGAGGCTATCCGAGAGGACTTTGCTCACTCTTGTGCAGAATGCAAGCCACGACCCCTAGATCGACAAAAAGCCATCGAGCGAACCCTTCGACTGCGAAATGCCAACAATATTTTAGAAGCACAGAAGGAACCcctggacaagaagacgaagcgACCTCCGACCAAGGGCGCCAGAAAGAAACCGAAGCCTAACGACCTACAATTAAATGGCCACCTTGAAAACGGCAAACTAGCCagcccccctcccccttcctCGAAGAAAGCGAAATCCGCACACCGCCCTTCGCACTCTGTCAGTTCCCAGCCGTCGAAGCGAAGCCCTTCGTACGGTCAAAACTCGCGATCGAATCCCGCCCATCCTCCCAGTCCCGCCACAACGCCCCCTGATCTCCCCAATGATTTTCAGATTCATCACTACTCCGCTGGATTTTACTCCCTCTATAATGAGCAAGAGGTCCCCGATACACATAATAATGCCTTTGCCAGTCTAGCTATTCCCACAGCACTTTCACGATGGTTGCGAGATCCCGATACGATGAAGCAAGAGGTGGGCAGGACCCGTGCAGAAGTCTTTCAAGATGAGCCACCCAACGTGGATCAGATGAGGCCAAAGCTAGAGGTAAATGATACCACCCGATCAGTGGAGCCTGGAACAACCCTTCGATGGCGCTGTATCGAATCGACAACAGCAATCGAAAAGGATGTTGCCTTAATCGAGCTGAATGGCGAAATTGGCTTTCAAAAGGACTATTGCGCTAATCCTGTCAACCTCTGGGCTGACCTCTCTTGCCCGCTcccttttgtcttcttccaccCTAGTTTACCGCTGTACATTGACACCAGAAAAGAAGGCTCTCTGGCGAGATATGTGCGGAGGAGCTGCAAGCCAAATGCTCAGCTGGACACGTATTTGTCTGGGGGGTCAGAATACCACTTTTGGCTTGTCAGCGACCGATATATCCCTGCCAAGGAACAAATTACATTACCTTGGGATTTCCGACTGGAAAAGAGTGTGCGGGACAGGTGGCTTCATTTACTGGGATTGAGCGATGACGACTCTGCGGCTCAGGACGAGCCAGAGTTGGACTCGGCTGAATATACAGCCATTTCTAACTGGATCGACCGAATATTATCTGAATACGGTGGCTGTGCCTGCGATCTGGAGAATAATTGTGCCTTTGCCCGTTTTCATCGGCACTATATTTTTGGCAGAAATCAAAGCAAAGGTGGAAAGAAGAAGTCTCGAAAGCCCCGTAATCACACTATCTCGCCCACTAGCACTGGTCACGCTACCAATAGCAGAGCTGCCAGTGAGGGAAATATTGACGAAGGAGCCGATGATGTCAAAGCTGAAGGAGGGTCGCGCAGTAAAACTCCAAGTCGTGACCGCACGCCAGTGGGGTCTTTCGATCAACTTGGAATACTAACTGAGCCAACGGATAGAGACAAGAGGAAAGTAGCCATGGTGGAAGATTCATTCCGTCGAATGGAACAACAGCAACCgccaaggaaaaagaagcgCGTCTCTGATGGGACAACGTCCTCATCGAAATCAAAGTCAAGGAATGGTTCAGCGGGTCCACCTGGGCAGTACGTTGACGCAGGTACATCTCGCAGCAAGTCTGGCTCACCGGCTACCGGAAGGTCGCCAAGCATCGGATATCCAAAGGCATCGGGCAAGCCTTGTCCATCTACATCGGGCTCCAGGCAGACTTCGGCAGGTCCCCGCGCAATGTATTGCGATGCAGCCGTACAAACAGACCCCGTCGAGGGCCATTGGATAAGCGAATCCTGCAATCTAACGCCGAttaagaagaaaattatcTCGCTTTCGAAGAGATTGATGAATAACCGACGCCAAAGTCTAATCACtgaggaggagaggaaaagaagtTGTTTGACAAGCCAATCATGCAGTGTCTCAGCTATGGAGCTGGACTCGCCTATCAGCGAACATCGACCCTCGGTCGCTAGCACTGGCTCTGATGTAACATCACCGACGTCGCACACGACCGATACCAATTTGGCTGAAATACCTCAGAGTATAGTATTGAATGGCACGACGATAGAAACGAGCAAGATGAAAGTGCTAGATCTTCGTGTACAGTTGCCTCCAGTACCTGCGTTTGACAGTACGGGGCTAGCTGCGTCAACTACGGCTACTCCTCTATCAGCAGCAAGTTCTGCAGCGCTATCCCCGTTTGGAACTACAAGCGCCTCCAATTCTTTTGCTGTAGGGTCGATCAATGGTATCGCGGCAGCCCCGAGTCCTGTCAAAAAGAAATTGAGCCTCAGCGATTACAAGAGTCGACTAAACAAGGCGGCAGGCAAAGTCGCGGGAGGATCAACTCTCTTGAAACCAGGCCTCGCCAGTCCTGAGGACGTTCAGGTGGAAATGACGATGGACCCTCAGCCATTGGACAAGACCGATGACCCAACACCAGCAGTGAACGGGGCCTGA
- the ALG7 gene encoding UDP-N-acetylglucosamine--dolichyl-phosphate N-acetylglucosaminephosphotransferase — protein sequence MRTSSPPNSPTSLSRSETLTLLILSGASLSVLLNTFQGDGEPLIASLALSIIAFSLCYAMIRWLGPTFMRAGFRGRDLSKSTRIEIPECMGAVCAAVYLLTVIVFIPFPFYKDIVAATSGGGNRDVVLEQEHVDHGRFLHRFPHNKLASYLGAIISLQTIALLGIGDDLFDIRWRHKWWIPGLASIPLLVVYFVDFNVTSIVIPVQLQPYIGELFDLGPLYYVYMACIAMFCPQSINMLAGINGIEVSQCLVIAALIAFNDCLYLFTPYPHPATDSHLFSLYFLLPWIGVSAALLHHNWYPAKVFVGDTYCYFSGMVFAVVGIQGHFSKTLGLLLIPQFFNFAYSVPQIFGLVPCPRHRLPKFSARTGLMEPSVTPWSPDRQPHPLVAQGLRLLGKLHLLKVTVDEKGSFVETSNFTILNLWLVWRGPLREDRLATEITLLQLLMGLFGLFVRHKLALLVFKEDNWGTTAY from the coding sequence ATGCGCACCTCGTCGCCTCCCAACTCGCCAACATCCCTCTCCCGCTCCGAAACTCTCACCCTCCTCATACTCAGTGGCGCCTCGCTCTCCGTCCTCCTCAATACCTTCCAAGGCGATGGCGAACCCCTCATCGCCTCGCTGGCCCTCTCCATCATCGCCTTCAGTCTCTGCTACGCCATGATCCGCTGGCTCGGCCCAACCTTCATGCGCGCAGGCTTCCGCGGTCGCGACCTCAGCAAGTCAACCCGCATCGAGATCCCCGAGTGTATGGGGGCCGTCTGCGCCGCTGTCTACCTCCTTACCGTCATCGTATTCATTCCGTTCCCCTTCTACAAGgacatcgtcgccgccacgtCTGGCGGCGGTAATCGCGATGTTGTTCTGGAGCAGGAACATGTCGACCACGGCCGCTTCCTCCACCGCTTCCCACACAACAAGCTTGCTTCCTATCTGGGTGCCATCATATCTCTCCAGACCATTGCGCTGCTTGGGATCGGCGACGATCTGTTCGACATTCGATGGCGGCACAAGTGGTGGATTCCAGGTCTCGCCAGCATCCCCCTGCTGGTCGTATACTTTGTCGACTTCAACGTCACCTCCATCGTCATCCCTGTCCAACTACAACCCTACATTGGAGAATTATTCGACCTCGGTCCCCTGTACTACGTCTACATGGCTTGCATAGCCATGTTCTGCCCGCAAAGCATCAACATGCTTGCCGGCATAAACGGCATCGAGGTATCCCAATGCCTTGTCATCGCCGCCCTCATCGCCTTCAACGACTGCCTGTACCTGTTCACGCCCTACCCGCACCCGGCCACCGACTCGCACTTGTTCTCGCTCtacttcctcctcccctgGATAGGCGTGTCCGCCGCACTCCTCCACCACAACTGGTATCCCGCAAAGGTATTTGTCGGCGACACATATTGCTACTTCTCGGGCATGgtctttgccgtcgtcggcatccAGGGCCATTTCTCCAAAAcccttggcctcctcctcatcccccAATTCTTCAACTTTGCTTACTCGGTACCGCAAATCTTTGGACTGGTTCCCTGCCCGCGTCACCGCCTCCCCAAATTCAGCGCCCGAACAGGTCTCATGGAACCGTCCGTGACTCCGTGGAGCCCCGACCGCCAACCGCACCCTCTGGTAGCACAGGGACTACGCCTCCTCGGGAAACTGCACCTCCTGAAGGTGACTGTTGACGAAAAGGGCAGTTTTGTGGAAACCAGCAACTTTACCATTTTGAATCTGTGGCTGGTGTGGAGGGGTCCCTTGCGAGAAGATAGACTGGCGACGGAAATTACGTTGCTGCAGCTGCTTATGGGACTGTTTGGTTTGTTTGTAAGGCACAAGCTGGCCCTGCTGGTCTTTAAGGAAGATAACTGGGGTACCACTGCGTATTAG
- the npc-2 gene encoding Phosphatidylglycerol/phosphatidylinositol transfer protein, translating into MRFSVAALSTLLAPSAALSLFNSESQRAITSNDDLKIPGESPLEHCSDRKAEGYVEIKSVDLAPNPPSAYVLSPSRLGEMVVGYPVANDYADWFVLFDSSGQDLVIKAEGTVKKTIKEGAYIDLTVKYGLIRLLKTKADLCEQMGEVDLKCPVEPGDRVITKTVQLPKEIPPGTYNVEADVFAANGERITCLTATVKFNMPGMDFLGGEL; encoded by the exons ATGAGATTCTCTGTTGCTGCGTTGTCCACCCTCCTGGCGCCCTCGGCGGCACTGAGCTTGTTCAACAGTGAATCCCAGAGGGCCATCACTTCTAATGACGACTTGAAGATTCCCGGGGAGTCTCCGCTGGAGCACTGCTCTGACAGGAAGGCTGAAGGATATGTTGAGATAAAGAGCGTGGATTTGGCCCCGAACCCTCCTTCTGCGTATGTGCTTTCCCCTTCGCGCCTTGgtgagatggtggttggctaTCCGGTGGCGAATGACTATGCTGACTGGTTTGTTCTCTTCGACTCTAGTGGCCAGGATCTCGTCATAAAGGCAGAGGGAACCGTCAAGAAGACCATTAAAGAGGGCGCATATATCGATCTGACTGTCAAGTATGGGCTTATCAGACTTCTCAAGACCAAAGCCGATCTGTGTGAGCAAATGGGGGAAGTTGATTTGAAATGTCCCGTCGAACCCGGCGATAGGGTCATCACCAAGACTGTTCAACTGCCCAAAGAGATCCCGCCC GGCACCTATAACGTCGAGGCTGATGTCTTCGCTGCTAACGGAGAGAGAATCACCTGCTTGACTGCTACTGTGAAGTTCAACATGCCCGGAATGGATTTCCTTGGCGGCGAGTTGTAA